In the genome of Paenibacillus pabuli, the window CATTCTCGCAAGTCCGGTGAACGTTAATGACGATTTTGGCGCCATTGTAATAATCCACTGTTGCTCCAGGATCAATCCAGCCTTCATGGATAAATCGGCCCAGGATGTCGGAGCGTTTCAGCCGATTCCATTGGCTGCCGGCAATGAATACCTTTTTGTCCGCCAGAAAAGGAGCCAGCTCGTCGAACAGTGCAATTCGATTCCAGAATCCAGTGCCGATAAAACAAATGTCATACTGATGCTGTGGCCCCGTGCGCCTCGGTTGAAACATGCCCGGGTTCACTGCCAGCGGCATATAGATCACCCGACCGGCCCCATGTGCAGTATAGAACGGCACGGCCGCTTCCTCATGCGTGAACACGACATCATAATGCTGGCAAATACTTGTCGTATCTTCGGTAAAATACGGGTCATCCACAAACCATACTGCTGTTCGTATTCCCAATCCTCTTATGCCATTCACCTGTTCCAGATGATTGGGGGGGAATACGTGCAATCCATTCATGACCAGCACCAGATCGGGCCTGTGCTCGCTGGCTTCCTGCAGCATGTTTGCCGGCGATCCGACAACACACTCACGAACAGATTGCTGCAAAGCTCCAATAACGCCTTCATCGATGGCATCGAATCCTTGCGGAATGTACAGCACTTTCATATTCCGCACGGTCGGCTCATACATTTGCACTCGCTCCATCATGGCCTGACAGCCGCCAAATCTGCGGCCTTCTGCATAACCGCCACGGTAAGCGATCTCCGCTTCTGTAGGCGGTCGGTGTCGTCGTTTTGCCACATCCTTCACCCTGTCTTCCTTCAGGAGATCCCATTCCAGATTCTCCCCGAGATTGGTGTTCCCTCTAAAGGATATGCCCCGGGGTCAGATGCATCATGGACGGGTGTCCTGCAAGACGCAAAATTGGCGTCTGCCCTCCACATTCGCCTGCACGGGCATGTCCGCTTTTGCGGCGATACAAATAACCCGGAGGGATCTGTCCCCCCGGGTTATCGTCATAGTTTGGACATGCATCCATAATCATCCTATAATGCACATCTATTCTGTTATTGTGCTTTGTAGGCCAACTGATGTCCGTCCTCGAATCCCTTGGCGAAACCCGCGTTGAATCCCTCGTTGTACGCCTCGTTGTATCCCTGGCTGTAGGCGCTGTCCGGGTTCGGATCGGTAGGGGTAGCCGGGACGAACGGTTGTGCAGGTTTCACACTCCGGTTCCGTCGTACCGCACGTTTCTTTTTTTTGAGCCACGCACTGCGTCCTTTGAGGGTACGTTTATGCAGTACACGTTTTCCTTTGAGCGCACGCAGTTTACGGATTTTCCGCAGACGTGCCCCGCGAGCAAGCAGGGCTCTTTTGGTTCTAAGACGTATTTTTTTCTTCTTTAACATGTCAACATTCCTCCTGTATGTTCCGGACCATGCGGATCGCATATCCAGGGTCTTTGAGCCAAGGCACACCAGGCTCCCCATGCTTGATTTGAGCCAGTTCAATTCCAGTCACCATCCGGGACATCTCTTCTTGATAACGGCTCAGCAAACGAATGTTCTCGGCCAGACTGCGGGCGGATACTTCCGAGTGGGCAGACACGCTGGCCACACTGTCCAGAATGCGGGCGAGCGCCTGCTGGCTGTGTGCAATGGACTCAATGAGGGACAGCTTCGCTTCCTGCTCACGCCGCAACAGACTCATTTTCCGAGATCCCCCATATCCATGCCGCCAAACATGCCACCGTCCATGCCGCCTTCTTCACTCTCATTCTGCACCATTATGGCCTTCAGGTTGTTGCATAATCCGGTTTCCATCCGGGTCAATCCTTCCAGTATCTCCACCAGCTGATCATGCATTTTGAGTGGCTCTGCCACCTGATCGCTATGCGTCAGAAAAGCCTCACCGTTCAAATGATTTAGTGCCCAGTTCCTTACCTTCTCGGCTTCAATCGCCTTGGCCTCCAAAATCAGGGCAATATTCCACTGCATCTTGGCGGCTGCATCCAGCATCAGGATGAGACTTTGTTCTCTGCTCATGTCCAATCACCCGCCTTCCGGGCTTATTCTTCCTCTTGATCCGCCATCTCCCGCATGACCTGGGTCAGCGTTTCGGCTACGGCTTCTTCCAGGTCTGCCAGGCCTCCCAAATAGGAGATGATGCTTTTGTTGATTTGTCCCGAGCTATCCAGCAGACCGTCAACGCCATCCAGCTCCGGTTCGATATCCGGCAAATGATTGATGATTTCAGACATGCGCACAGCGACTTGACGTTTGGCATCCAGTACACGCGCAACCTGCTGGTGGGAATGTGCAATATGTGTGAGTATTTCATCGATTTTGCTCTGCATGGTCCTCCTCCTTACCGTCACGGCCTGCTTCACCCATAGAAAAACCCGGCCTATCAGCATTTGCCTGCTACAGCATATGCCGGGCCGGGATCGTCAGTTACTCCAGCTTGCGCCTATATCGTCAGATGACATAACTCCAATCGGATGAGTAACGGCTAAGAAATTGGCGAGTACGATCCTGTTTGGGCCGTACAAATACTTCCTCCGGTGTTCCTTCTTCCACGACGGAGCCCCCATCCATGAATACAACTCGATTCGCCACCTCGCGGGCAAAACCCATTTCATGGGTGACCACAATCATGGTGATGCCTTCCTGGGCAATGGATCGAATGACGGACAGCACCTCCCCTACAAGTTCAGGATCAAGCGCCGAGGTAGGTTCATCGAACAGAATGACCTCCGGATTCAAGGCCAGTGCCCGAGCAATGCCCACCCGCTGCTGTTGTCCACCTGACAGCATGCTGGGATACTCATTAATTTTGGCGGACAGACCCACTTGTTCAAGTACACGCAAGGCTCGTTCACGTGCATCTGTTTTGGACATTTTCTGGGCGATGATTAAGCCTTCCGTAACGTTGTCCAGCACCGTTTTATGTTTGAACAGATTATAATGCTGGAATACCATTGCCGTTTTTCGCCGTAACTGCACAATGTCATGTTTACGCGCATGCTTGCAGTCTACGCTTAATCCGCT includes:
- a CDS encoding CgeB family protein translates to MKDVAKRRHRPPTEAEIAYRGGYAEGRRFGGCQAMMERVQMYEPTVRNMKVLYIPQGFDAIDEGVIGALQQSVRECVVGSPANMLQEASEHRPDLVLVMNGLHVFPPNHLEQVNGIRGLGIRTAVWFVDDPYFTEDTTSICQHYDVVFTHEEAAVPFYTAHGAGRVIYMPLAVNPGMFQPRRTGPQHQYDICFIGTGFWNRIALFDELAPFLADKKVFIAGSQWNRLKRSDILGRFIHEGWIDPGATVDYYNGAKIVINVHRTCENGEDNRNTHHLQGHSINPRTYEISACGTMQITDARNDLPRHYRPGYDIETFTTAAELQHKIKYYLHHEEERRALAWRGLLTTLNQHTFTRRIAQLLEHV
- a CDS encoding amino acid ABC transporter ATP-binding protein → MISLTNIHKSFGQQEVLKGIDLTVEQGDVVAILGPSGSGKTTLLRCVNFLERADEGKVQISGLSVDCKHARKHDIVQLRRKTAMVFQHYNLFKHKTVLDNVTEGLIIAQKMSKTDARERALRVLEQVGLSAKINEYPSMLSGGQQQRVGIARALALNPEVILFDEPTSALDPELVGEVLSVIRSIAQEGITMIVVTHEMGFAREVANRVVFMDGGSVVEEGTPEEVFVRPKQDRTRQFLSRYSSDWSYVI
- a CDS encoding restriction endonuclease subunit S, whose amino-acid sequence is MSREQSLILMLDAAAKMQWNIALILEAKAIEAEKVRNWALNHLNGEAFLTHSDQVAEPLKMHDQLVEILEGLTRMETGLCNNLKAIMVQNESEEGGMDGGMFGGMDMGDLGK